One segment of Dolichospermum sp. DET69 DNA contains the following:
- a CDS encoding COP23 domain-containing protein: MKNNLSAPLTGLALALSVTLASNQPSQAQSPQFSCGLSNNYPVTVVRHPTRGSVPLIVWTNTSQISGTWTPQKRCQEVSDRFQKLQNKGELKILKTGTVNGQYVICGLGTNQGACDKKNVLLTMTKDRDPKQVLEQLLNTRVAASGEAVYLSGDQEGHIKPTINRDGTASVDIDQVINGKSEPIW, encoded by the coding sequence ATGAAAAATAACCTATCAGCACCCTTAACTGGTCTGGCTTTAGCCTTGAGTGTTACTTTAGCCAGTAATCAACCCAGCCAAGCTCAAAGCCCTCAATTTAGTTGTGGTTTGAGTAATAACTATCCAGTAACCGTGGTTCGTCACCCAACCAGAGGTAGTGTCCCCTTAATTGTGTGGACAAACACAAGTCAGATTAGTGGTACATGGACACCTCAAAAACGTTGTCAAGAGGTATCAGATCGTTTCCAGAAACTGCAAAATAAAGGTGAACTGAAAATCCTGAAAACGGGAACAGTTAACGGTCAATATGTTATCTGTGGTTTAGGAACTAATCAGGGAGCTTGTGATAAGAAAAATGTTTTACTGACCATGACAAAGGATCGTGACCCTAAGCAAGTTCTCGAACAACTATTGAATACCCGTGTTGCCGCAAGTGGGGAGGCTGTTTACCTCAGTGGCGACCAAGAAGGACACATTAAACCAACAATCAACCGTGATGGCACTGCCAGCGTTGACATTGATCAGGTGATCAACGGTAAAAGTGAGCCGATCTGGTAA
- a CDS encoding trypsin-like peptidase domain-containing protein: MSWRIGMVTVFALAGSVLPLATPVSSVQKPPFSMVNLWSGQEQIQLEQEARLITVKILSSPREKRDRSLGSGVLFYQDKLTSTYGVITNNHVLQPGEAPYSIQTPDGKIHRANSVVRKKQLRGNGLDLALLEFVADSEYRIATKSNQQAAIGAWVMSAGFPLKNSKSKSGGFVIKPGKIQLVLDKALEGGYQIGFTNDVEKGMSGGPLLNGAGELVGINGLHANPIWGDPYVFEDGSYPTDAQREQISQYSWGIPLETVKQLLIAKGNY; the protein is encoded by the coding sequence ATGAGTTGGCGGATAGGAATGGTCACTGTTTTTGCACTAGCTGGTTCTGTTTTGCCTTTGGCAACTCCAGTGTCGTCAGTTCAAAAACCCCCTTTTTCAATGGTTAATTTGTGGTCTGGACAGGAACAAATTCAACTTGAACAAGAAGCCCGTTTAATTACAGTTAAGATTCTGAGTAGCCCTAGAGAAAAGCGCGATCGCTCATTAGGTTCTGGTGTACTATTTTATCAAGATAAATTAACCTCAACCTATGGAGTAATTACCAATAATCACGTTTTACAACCCGGTGAAGCTCCCTATTCTATTCAAACTCCCGACGGAAAAATTCACCGTGCTAACTCTGTGGTGCGGAAAAAACAACTGAGGGGAAATGGTTTAGATTTAGCCTTATTAGAATTTGTAGCTGACTCAGAATACAGGATTGCTACCAAATCAAATCAACAAGCTGCCATTGGAGCTTGGGTAATGTCCGCAGGTTTTCCCCTCAAAAATAGCAAAAGCAAATCTGGGGGGTTTGTGATTAAACCCGGTAAAATTCAACTGGTGCTAGATAAAGCCCTAGAGGGAGGATACCAAATTGGCTTTACCAATGATGTAGAAAAAGGGATGAGTGGCGGACCCCTATTAAATGGCGCGGGGGAATTAGTGGGAATTAATGGACTTCATGCTAACCCAATTTGGGGTGATCCTTATGTTTTTGAAGATGGTTCTTACCCAACGGACGCACAGCGAGAACAAATAAGTCAATATAGTTGGGGTATTCCCTTAGAAACAGTCAAGCAATTATTGATTGCTAAAGGCAATTACTGA
- a CDS encoding GUN4 domain-containing protein: MKFSQGLGVILGTTTLALVQYQPVSALTSVQVNDIAKPITVMIGGLDGKGSGVIIAKNGNTYTVLTANHVVKKAGYGIYELITHDGQKYSMESAQTLGKLDLALVKFTSSKNYPLAKIADSRTVKEGSTVYYAGFPAETANQPRNYRFIRADITGRSQNQEGYELSYNGSALPGMSGGPVLNEEGLLIAIHGKAETQSIIIQGVQRTEIVGVQGIPTEKFPNLISNIQNNNQANTPRNNISPTNEPTPVIFQKLESLLKAGKWRDADLETWELMKKLTKREQEGWLRLEDVKNFPRQELRKMDQLWVKYSNGKFGFSVQKQIWLDLGGKLDGETDFDTFRKLGDRVGWRKNNDWLWSYDSYTFSTNALPGHLPLPGALRVGGYGFGIGGVVLEVEVRWEVTLFSSLDYNP; the protein is encoded by the coding sequence ATGAAATTTTCCCAGGGATTAGGAGTAATTCTAGGGACAACAACCCTAGCTTTAGTACAATACCAACCCGTATCAGCCTTAACTTCTGTACAAGTTAATGATATTGCTAAACCAATCACCGTCATGATTGGAGGATTAGATGGTAAAGGTTCAGGAGTAATTATTGCCAAAAATGGTAATACCTATACTGTGCTGACAGCCAATCATGTGGTTAAAAAAGCGGGATATGGTATTTATGAGCTTATCACCCATGATGGGCAAAAATACTCCATGGAAAGCGCTCAAACTCTGGGAAAATTGGATTTAGCTTTAGTCAAATTTACCAGTTCCAAAAATTATCCCCTTGCTAAAATTGCTGATTCTCGGACAGTTAAAGAAGGATCTACGGTATATTATGCAGGGTTTCCGGCTGAAACCGCAAATCAACCGCGTAATTATCGTTTTATACGAGCCGATATAACAGGCAGGAGTCAAAATCAAGAAGGGTATGAATTATCCTATAATGGATCAGCTTTACCGGGGATGAGTGGAGGTCCAGTATTAAATGAAGAAGGTCTTCTAATTGCTATTCACGGTAAGGCAGAAACCCAATCTATTATAATTCAAGGTGTTCAAAGAACTGAAATTGTAGGAGTTCAGGGAATCCCGACGGAAAAATTCCCCAATTTAATTAGTAATATTCAAAATAATAACCAAGCTAATACCCCTCGTAATAATATTAGTCCTACAAATGAACCTACACCTGTCATATTTCAGAAATTAGAATCATTGTTAAAAGCAGGAAAATGGCGAGATGCAGATTTAGAAACTTGGGAATTGATGAAAAAGTTAACTAAACGAGAACAGGAAGGATGGTTAAGACTTGAAGATGTGAAAAATTTTCCCAGACAGGAATTGCGAAAAATGGATCAATTATGGGTAAAATATAGCAATGGTAAATTTGGCTTTTCTGTACAAAAGCAAATTTGGCTGGACTTGGGAGGCAAGTTAGATGGAGAAACCGACTTCGATACTTTTAGGAAGTTAGGCGATCGCGTTGGTTGGAGAAAAAATAATGATTGGCTTTGGAGTTACGATAGTTACACCTTTAGTACAAATGCACTACCGGGACACCTGCCCCTGCCGGGGGCTTTGCGGGTGGGAGGTTATGGTTTTGGGATTGGGGGAGTGGTTTTGGAGGTTGAGGTTAGGTGGGAGGTTACTCTTTTCTCTTCTCTAGACTATAACCCATAA
- a CDS encoding GUN4 domain-containing protein, with protein MKFSQGLGVILGTTTLALVQYQPVSALTSVQVNDIAKQITVMIGGLDGKGSGVIIAKDGNTYTVLTANHVVKKAGYGIYELITHDGQKYPMEKSAQTLGKLDLALVRFTSSKNYPIAKIADSQTVKEGATVYNSGFPIPSSSNSQQRIYFFITAQITARGRGENLGYDLFLSGSPRPGMSGGPILNDQGEVIGIYGKAEFGRSESALARDGVQGIPTEKFPNLISNIQDNTQTNTPPNNPSPTNEPTPVIFQRLEALLKAEKWRDADLETWELMKKLTKREQEGWLRLEDVKNFPRQELRKMDQLWVKYSNGKFGFSVQKQIWLDLGGKLDGEPDWDTFTKLGDRVGWRKNNDWLSSYDSYTFSTNALTGHLPIFAGFADSVLGRHIMYLTFTLLFSLL; from the coding sequence ATGAAATTTTCCCAGGGATTAGGAGTAATTCTAGGGACAACAACCCTAGCTTTAGTACAATACCAACCCGTATCTGCCTTAACTTCTGTACAAGTTAATGATATCGCTAAACAAATCACCGTGATGATTGGTGGATTAGATGGTAAAGGTTCAGGAGTAATTATTGCCAAAGATGGTAATACCTACACTGTGCTAACAGCCAATCATGTGGTTAAAAAAGCGGGATATGGTATTTATGAGCTTATCACCCATGATGGGCAAAAATACCCCATGGAAAAAAGCGCCCAAACTCTGGGAAAATTGGATTTAGCCTTAGTTAGATTTACCAGTTCTAAAAATTATCCCATTGCTAAAATTGCTGATTCTCAGACAGTTAAAGAAGGTGCAACGGTATATAATTCTGGATTTCCTATTCCTTCTAGTTCTAATAGTCAACAGCGAATTTACTTCTTCATTACAGCCCAAATCACAGCTAGAGGAAGGGGAGAAAATCTGGGATATGATTTATTTTTGAGTGGAAGTCCAAGACCGGGGATGAGTGGGGGACCAATATTAAACGACCAGGGGGAAGTAATTGGTATTTATGGTAAGGCTGAATTTGGCAGAAGTGAATCAGCGTTAGCAAGAGATGGAGTTCAGGGAATACCGACGGAGAAATTCCCCAATTTAATTAGTAATATTCAAGATAATACCCAAACTAATACCCCTCCTAATAATCCTAGTCCTACAAATGAACCTACACCTGTCATATTTCAGAGATTAGAAGCATTGTTAAAAGCAGAAAAATGGCGAGATGCAGATTTAGAAACTTGGGAATTGATGAAAAAGTTAACTAAACGAGAACAGGAAGGATGGTTAAGACTTGAAGATGTGAAAAATTTTCCCAGACAGGAATTGCGAAAAATGGATCAATTATGGGTAAAATATAGCAATGGTAAATTTGGCTTTTCTGTACAAAAGCAAATTTGGCTGGACTTGGGAGGCAAGTTAGATGGAGAACCTGACTGGGATACTTTTACAAAGCTAGGCGATCGCGTTGGTTGGAGAAAAAATAATGATTGGCTTAGTAGTTACGATAGTTACACCTTTAGTACAAATGCACTAACTGGTCACCTGCCGATTTTTGCCGGGTTTGCCGATTCAGTCCTTGGCAGACACATCATGTACCTCACATTTACCTTATTATTTTCTCTTCTCTAG